A window of the Pogona vitticeps strain Pit_001003342236 chromosome 4, PviZW2.1, whole genome shotgun sequence genome harbors these coding sequences:
- the LOC110073776 gene encoding riboflavin-binding protein isoform X2 produces the protein MLRFSMLLFFAVSATTISEKRQKCLEGAGHKYKPTPENYLQECTLYAKSSCCHANITEELIHSPIIKVNTTYWNRCGNISKLCESYMKKIECFYQCSPHAALWAHHQYPGAIESVPLCQHFCDDWFEACKDDLTCVNNWLTDWQIDEKGENHCKNECIPYRKMYANGTDICKRMWGHSFNVSDSTCLCLQMDEMDDKAIKLIEERFSSNSSSNSSGRSEEDHYCLQKMEKRREMKKMKEEVS, from the exons ATGTTGAGGTTTTCCATGCTTCTGTTCTTTGCTGTCTCAGCAACAACCATCAgtgaaaagagacaaaaatgccTGGAAGGGGCTGGTCACAAGTATAAGCCTACCCCAGAAAATTACTTGCAGGAATGCACCCTATATGCCAAAT CCTCTTGTTGCCACGCAAACATTACAGAGGAACTTATTCATTCTCCCATAATCAAAGTAAATACCACCTACTGGAACAGATGTGGAAATATCAGTAAACT GTGTGAGAGTTATATGAAGAAAATAGAGTGCTTTTACCAGTGTTCACCACATGCTGCTCTCTGGGCACATCACCAGTATCCAGGTGCTATTGAGTCGGTTCCTCTATGTCAACACTTCTGTGATGACTG GTTTGAAGCCTGTAAAGATGATCTCACTTGTGTTAACAACTGGTTGACAGACTGGCAAATTGATGAAAAAGGAGAAAACCACTGTAAAAATGAATGCATCCCCTACAGAAAG ATGTATGCCAATGGAACTGACATATGCAAGAGAATGTGGGGCCATTCCTTCAATGTTAGCGATTCCACCTGCCTCTGCCTGCAAATGGATGAAATGGATGACAAGGCAATCAAGCTAATTGAAGAGAGGTTCtccagtaacagcagcagcaatagcagtgGCAGAAGTGAAGAAGACCATTACTGTCTccagaagatggagaaaaggagggagatgaagaaaatgaaagaagaag TGTCTTAG
- the LOC110073776 gene encoding riboflavin-binding protein isoform X1, whose product MLRFSMLLFFAVSATTISEKRQKCLEGAGHKYKPTPENYLQECTLYAKSSCCHANITEELIHSPIIKVNTTYWNRCGNISKLCESYMKKIECFYQCSPHAALWAHHQYPGAIESVPLCQHFCDDWFEACKDDLTCVNNWLTDWQIDEKGENHCKNECIPYRKMYANGTDICKRMWGHSFNVSDSTCLCLQMDEMDDKAIKLIEERFSSNSSSNSSGRSEEDHYCLQKMEKRREMKKMKEEGMETS is encoded by the exons ATGTTGAGGTTTTCCATGCTTCTGTTCTTTGCTGTCTCAGCAACAACCATCAgtgaaaagagacaaaaatgccTGGAAGGGGCTGGTCACAAGTATAAGCCTACCCCAGAAAATTACTTGCAGGAATGCACCCTATATGCCAAAT CCTCTTGTTGCCACGCAAACATTACAGAGGAACTTATTCATTCTCCCATAATCAAAGTAAATACCACCTACTGGAACAGATGTGGAAATATCAGTAAACT GTGTGAGAGTTATATGAAGAAAATAGAGTGCTTTTACCAGTGTTCACCACATGCTGCTCTCTGGGCACATCACCAGTATCCAGGTGCTATTGAGTCGGTTCCTCTATGTCAACACTTCTGTGATGACTG GTTTGAAGCCTGTAAAGATGATCTCACTTGTGTTAACAACTGGTTGACAGACTGGCAAATTGATGAAAAAGGAGAAAACCACTGTAAAAATGAATGCATCCCCTACAGAAAG ATGTATGCCAATGGAACTGACATATGCAAGAGAATGTGGGGCCATTCCTTCAATGTTAGCGATTCCACCTGCCTCTGCCTGCAAATGGATGAAATGGATGACAAGGCAATCAAGCTAATTGAAGAGAGGTTCtccagtaacagcagcagcaatagcagtgGCAGAAGTGAAGAAGACCATTACTGTCTccagaagatggagaaaaggagggagatgaagaaaatgaaagaagaaggcATGGAGACATCCTGA